In the Acidovorax sp. A79 genome, one interval contains:
- the rpsT gene encoding 30S ribosomal protein S20, with protein sequence MASAKPKKKNPRLASGRKRVRQDVKINAANTSLRSKYRTAVKNVEKAVLAGDKTKATELFAKMQAVVDTVADKGIFHKNKAARDKSRLSAKVKALALAA encoded by the coding sequence ATGGCATCCGCTAAACCCAAGAAGAAGAACCCGCGCCTGGCGTCGGGCCGCAAGCGCGTCCGTCAGGACGTCAAGATCAACGCTGCGAACACCTCGCTGCGCTCCAAATACCGTACCGCTGTCAAGAACGTCGAAAAGGCTGTTCTGGCTGGCGACAAGACCAAGGCGACCGAACTGTTCGCCAAGATGCAGGCCGTGGTCGACACCGTGGCTGACAAGGGCATCTTCCACAAGAACAAGGCTGCTCGCGACAAGAGCCGTCTGTCCGCCAAGGTGAAAGCCCTGGCCCTGGCCGCCTGA